One part of the Larimichthys crocea isolate SSNF chromosome XIX, L_crocea_2.0, whole genome shotgun sequence genome encodes these proteins:
- the atp11a gene encoding probable phospholipid-transporting ATPase IH isoform X3, with translation MGMDVSTLRTLISRYCVGEENWVDSRTIYIGHKEPPPGTEAFIQQRFPDNRIVSSKYTFWNFIPKNMFEQFRRVANFYFLIIFLVQLIIDTPTSPITSGLPLFFVITVTAIKQGYEDWLRHKADNSVNQCPVHVVQHGKVVRKQSRKLRVGDVVFVKENETFPCDLILLSTSRDEGVCYVTTASLDGESSHKTYFAVQDTKAYNTEQEVDSIHATIECEQPQPDLYKFVGRINIYMDNEPVARPLGSENLLLRGATLKNTEYIYAVAIYTGMETKMALNYQSKTQKRSAVEKSMNAYLVVYLFILISKAFVNTVLKYVWQADPNRDEPWYNDRTESERQRHIVIRAFTDFLAFMVLFNYIIPVSMYVTVEMQKFLGSYFIMWDDEMFDEELGERAVVNTSDLNEELGQVEYVFTDKTGTLTENNMEFIECCVDGHVYVPHVILNGQVMPGAGMDMIDTSPGPEAREHEELFFRALCLCHTVQVKEEETVDGIKQGIHQGKSTSFYISSSPDEVALVEGMKRLGFTYLRLKDSHMEILNREDEIERFELLEVLTFDSVRRRMSVIVRSSSGQLYLFCKGADSSIFPRVISGKVEQVKARVEHNAVEGLRTLCVAYRLLSPEQYQEVCHLLSGAKLALQDRDKRLAEAYDIIEKDLILLGATAVEDRLQEKAADTIESLHKAGMKVWVLTGDKMETAAATCYASKLFHRNTQILELTTKRTEEQSLHDVLFDLSRTVLRQHGGMTRDTFSGLSGDCTDYGLIIDGATLSAVMRPPQEDSNSGNYKEIFLEICRNCSAVLCCRMAPLQKAQIVKLIKASKEHPITLAIGDGANDVSMILEAHVGVGIMGKEGRQAVRNSDYAIPKFKHLKKMLLVHGHYYYIRISELVQYFFYKNVCFIFPQFLYQFFCGFSQQPLYDTAYLTLYNISFTSLPILLYSLIEQHINMDILKKDPSLYRDIAKNSLLRWPIFIYWTILGVYDAIVMFFGAYFLFDNTTFTSNGQLMTTNTQMMFGNWTFGTLVFTVLVFTVTFKLALDTHYWTWINHFVIWGSLIFFVVFSLLWGGIIWPFLNYQRMYYVFMQMLSSGPAWLSIILLITAGLLPDVLKKVIWRALWPTTTERIQRVRDNRGFERTLTYHSSDSLLDGVAVTEA, from the exons TGTGTTGGTGAGGAGAACTGGGTGGACAGCAGGACGATTTACATCGGACACAAGGAGCCTCCTCCGGGAACCGAGGCCTTCATACAGCAGAGGTTCCCCGACAACAGAATAGTCTCCTCCAAG TACACGTTTTGGAACTTCATCCCCAAGAATATGTTCGAGCAGTTCAGGAGAGTGGCCAACTTCTACTTCCTCATCATATTTCTGGTTCAG CTGATCATCGACACTCCCACCAGCCCCATCACCAGCGGACTGCCACTCTTCTTCGTCATCACGGTCACCGCCATTAAACAG GGTTACGAGGACTGGCTGAGACACAAAGCAGACAACTCTGTCAACCAGTGTCCGGTCCACGTGGTGCAGCACGGAAAGGTGGTCCGCAAACAAAGTCGCAAGCTCAGG GTCGGAGACGTCGTctttgtgaaagaaaatgagactTTTCCCTGCGACCTCATCCTCCTGTCCACGTCTCGAGACGAGGGCGTCTGCTACGTCACCACGGCCAGTCTGGACGGAGAGAGCAGCCACAAG ACGTACTTTGCAGTTCAGGACACCAAAGCGTACAACACAGAGCAGGAGGTCGACTCCATCCACGCTACTATAGAATGTGAACAACCGCAGCCGGACCTGTACAA ATTCGTGGGTCGTATCAACATCTACATGGACAATGAGCCAGTGGCCAG gccGTTAGGATCAGAGAACCTGCTGCTCCGAGGGGCCACGCTCAAAAACACAGAGTACATCTACG CGGTTGCCATCTACACCGGCATGGAAACCAAGATGGCGCTCAACTACCAGTCCAAGACTCAGAAGCGGTCCGCAGTGGAAAA GTCAATGAATGCCTACCTGGTGGTCTACCTGTTCATCCTCATCAGCAAGGCCTTCGTCAACACGGTGCTGAAGTACGTGTGGCAGGCCGACCCAAACAGAGACGAGCCGTGGTACAACGATAGGACCGAAtcggagagacagagacacatc GTGATCAGGGCGTTCACAGACTTCCTGGCCTTCATGGTCCTCTTCAACTACATCATTCCCGTCTCCATGTACGTCACCGTGGAGATGCAGAAGTTCCTCGGCTCCTATTTCATCATGTGGGATGACGAGATGTTCGACGAGGAGCTGGGAGAGAGAGCCGTGGTCAACACGTCTGACCTGAACGAGGAGCTCGGACAG GTGGAGTATGTGTTTACAGACAAGACGGGGACTCTGACGGAGAACAACATGGAGTTCATCGAGTGCTGTGTGGACGGACACGTTTATGTCCCTCATGTCATCCTTAACGGACAG GTGATGCCTGGTGCCGGTATGGACATGATCGACACATCACCAGGACCCGAGGCGAGG GAGCACGAGGAGCTGTTTTTCCGGGCGCTGTGTTTGTGCCACACGGTtcaggtgaaggaggaggagacagtggACGGGATCAAGCAGGGCATCCACCAGGGCAAGTCCACCTCCTTCTACATCTCCTCGTCTCCGGACGAGGTGGCGCTGGTGGAGGGCATGAAGAg GCTCGGTTTCACCTATCTGAGACTCAAGGACAGTCACATGGAGATCTTGAATAGGGAGGATGAGATTGAGAG gTTTGAGCTGCTCGAGGTTTTGACGTTCGACTCCGTCAGACGGAGGATGAGCGTGATCGTCAGGTCCAGCTCTG gtcAGCTCTATCTGTTCTGTAAAGGTGCCGACTCCTCCATCTTCCCCCGGGTTATATCAGGCAAGGTGGAGCAAGTAAAAGCTCGGGTGGAGCATAACGCAGTg GAGGGTCTGAGGACTCTTTGTGTCGCCTATCGGCTTCTGAGTCCCGAACAGTACCAGGAGGTTTGTCACCTGCTGAGCGGGGCCAAGCTGGCGCTGCAAGACCGAGACAAACGACTGGCCGAGGCGTACGACATCATCGAGAAAGACCTGATACTGCTGGGAGCCACCGCTGTGGAGGACAG GCTCCAGGAAAAAGCGGCGGACACCATCGAGTCCCTCCACAAGGCGGGCATGAAGGTGTGGGTGCTGACCGGCGACAAGATGGAGACGGCGGCCGCGACCTGCTACGCCAGCAAGCTGTTTCACCGCAACACCCAGATCCTGGAGCTGACCACCAAACGCACCGAGGAGCAGAGCCTTCACGACGTCCTGTTCGACCTGAGCAGGACCGTCCTGAGGCAGCACGGAGGCATGACCAGGGACACCTTCTCCGG TTTATCAGGTGACTGTACCGATTACGGTCTGATCATCGACGGAGCCACCCTCTCCGCGGTGATGAGGCCGCCACAGGAGGACTCAAACTCAGGGAACTACAAAGAGATCTTCCTGGAAATCTGCCGAAACTGCAGCGCCGTGCTCTGCTGTCGAATGGCGCCGCTCCAGAAAGCACAG ATCGTGAAGCTGATCAAAGCCTCCAAGGAGCACCCGATCACGCTGGCCATCGGAGATGGAGCCAACGATGTCAGCATGATCCTCGAGGCCCACGTTGGTGTCG GGATCATGGGTAAGGAGGGTCGTCAGGCAGTGAGGAACAGCGACTATGCCATCCCAAAGTTCAAACACCTCAAGAAGATGCTGCTCGTCCACGGACACTATTACTACATACGCATCTCCGAACTCGTGCAATACTTCTTCTACAAG AATGTCTGTTTCATCTTCCCCCAGTTCCTCTACCAGTTCTTCTGTGGCTTCTCACAGCAG CCGCTGTACGACACGGCCTACTTGACTCTGTACAACATCAGCTTCACGTCGCTGCCCATCCTGCTCTACAGCCTCATCGAGCAGCACATTAACATGGACATCCTGAAGAAGGACCCGTCTCTCTATCG AGACATTGCCAAGAACTCTTTGCTGCGCTGGCCCATCTTCATTTACTGGACCATCCTCGGTGTCTACGACGCCATCGTGATGTTCTTTGGTGCTTACTTCCTGTTCGACAACACCACCTTCACCAGCAACGGACAG CTAATGACAACCAACACACAGATG atgtttggaAATTGGACCTTTGGGACGTTGGTCTTCACTGTGCTGGTCTTTACTGTTACATTCAag ctgGCTCTAGATACTCATTACTGGACTTGGATCAACCACTTCGTCATCTGGGGCTCGCTGATTTTCTTCGTggtcttctctctgctgtgggGCGGGATCATCTG gcCCTTCCTCAACTACCAGAGGATGTACTACGTGTTCATGCAGATGTTGTCTAGCGGTCCGGCCTGGCTCAGCATCATCCTTCTGATAACAGCAGGTCTGCTGCCAGATGTGCTGAAGAAGGTCATCTGGAGGGCGCTGTGGCCGACCACAACTGAACGCATACAG cgTGTGAGGGATAATAGAGGGTTTGAGAGGACCCTGACCTACCACAGTTCTGACTCCTTACTAGACGGAGTAGCTGTCACAGAAGCCTAG
- the atp11a gene encoding probable phospholipid-transporting ATPase IH isoform X5, which translates to MGMDVSTLRTLISRYCVGEENWVDSRTIYIGHKEPPPGTEAFIQQRFPDNRIVSSKYTFWNFIPKNMFEQFRRVANFYFLIIFLVQLIIDTPTSPITSGLPLFFVITVTAIKQGYEDWLRHKADNSVNQCPVHVVQHGKVVRKQSRKLRVGDVVFVKENETFPCDLILLSTSRDEGVCYVTTASLDGESSHKTYFAVQDTKAYNTEQEVDSIHATIECEQPQPDLYKFVGRINIYMDNEPVARPLGSENLLLRGATLKNTEYIYAVAIYTGMETKMALNYQSKTQKRSAVEKSMNAYLVVYLFILISKAFVNTVLKYVWQADPNRDEPWYNDRTESERQRHIVIRAFTDFLAFMVLFNYIIPVSMYVTVEMQKFLGSYFIMWDDEMFDEELGERAVVNTSDLNEELGQVEYVFTDKTGTLTENNMEFIECCVDGHVYVPHVILNGQVMPGAGMDMIDTSPGPEAREHEELFFRALCLCHTVQVKEEETVDGIKQGIHQGKSTSFYISSSPDEVALVEGMKRLGFTYLRLKDSHMEILNREDEIERFELLEVLTFDSVRRRMSVIVRSSSGQLYLFCKGADSSIFPRVISGKVEQVKARVEHNAVEGLRTLCVAYRLLSPEQYQEVCHLLSGAKLALQDRDKRLAEAYDIIEKDLILLGATAVEDRLQEKAADTIESLHKAGMKVWVLTGDKMETAAATCYASKLFHRNTQILELTTKRTEEQSLHDVLFDLSRTVLRQHGGMTRDTFSGLSGDCTDYGLIIDGATLSAVMRPPQEDSNSGNYKEIFLEICRNCSAVLCCRMAPLQKAQIVKLIKASKEHPITLAIGDGANDVSMILEAHVGVGIMGKEGRQAVRNSDYAIPKFKHLKKMLLVHGHYYYIRISELVQYFFYKNVCFIFPQFLYQFFCGFSQQPLYDTAYLTLYNISFTSLPILLYSLIEQHINMDILKKDPSLYRDIAKNSLLRWPIFIYWTILGVYDAIVMFFGAYFLFDNTTFTSNGQMFGNWTFGTLVFTVLVFTVTFKLALDTHYWTWINHFVIWGSLIFFVVFSLLWGGIIWPFLNYQRMYYVFMQMLSSGPAWLSIILLITAGLLPDVLKKVIWRALWPTTTERIQTKRRCLASEPSTIFMLSQTSSRISF; encoded by the exons TGTGTTGGTGAGGAGAACTGGGTGGACAGCAGGACGATTTACATCGGACACAAGGAGCCTCCTCCGGGAACCGAGGCCTTCATACAGCAGAGGTTCCCCGACAACAGAATAGTCTCCTCCAAG TACACGTTTTGGAACTTCATCCCCAAGAATATGTTCGAGCAGTTCAGGAGAGTGGCCAACTTCTACTTCCTCATCATATTTCTGGTTCAG CTGATCATCGACACTCCCACCAGCCCCATCACCAGCGGACTGCCACTCTTCTTCGTCATCACGGTCACCGCCATTAAACAG GGTTACGAGGACTGGCTGAGACACAAAGCAGACAACTCTGTCAACCAGTGTCCGGTCCACGTGGTGCAGCACGGAAAGGTGGTCCGCAAACAAAGTCGCAAGCTCAGG GTCGGAGACGTCGTctttgtgaaagaaaatgagactTTTCCCTGCGACCTCATCCTCCTGTCCACGTCTCGAGACGAGGGCGTCTGCTACGTCACCACGGCCAGTCTGGACGGAGAGAGCAGCCACAAG ACGTACTTTGCAGTTCAGGACACCAAAGCGTACAACACAGAGCAGGAGGTCGACTCCATCCACGCTACTATAGAATGTGAACAACCGCAGCCGGACCTGTACAA ATTCGTGGGTCGTATCAACATCTACATGGACAATGAGCCAGTGGCCAG gccGTTAGGATCAGAGAACCTGCTGCTCCGAGGGGCCACGCTCAAAAACACAGAGTACATCTACG CGGTTGCCATCTACACCGGCATGGAAACCAAGATGGCGCTCAACTACCAGTCCAAGACTCAGAAGCGGTCCGCAGTGGAAAA GTCAATGAATGCCTACCTGGTGGTCTACCTGTTCATCCTCATCAGCAAGGCCTTCGTCAACACGGTGCTGAAGTACGTGTGGCAGGCCGACCCAAACAGAGACGAGCCGTGGTACAACGATAGGACCGAAtcggagagacagagacacatc GTGATCAGGGCGTTCACAGACTTCCTGGCCTTCATGGTCCTCTTCAACTACATCATTCCCGTCTCCATGTACGTCACCGTGGAGATGCAGAAGTTCCTCGGCTCCTATTTCATCATGTGGGATGACGAGATGTTCGACGAGGAGCTGGGAGAGAGAGCCGTGGTCAACACGTCTGACCTGAACGAGGAGCTCGGACAG GTGGAGTATGTGTTTACAGACAAGACGGGGACTCTGACGGAGAACAACATGGAGTTCATCGAGTGCTGTGTGGACGGACACGTTTATGTCCCTCATGTCATCCTTAACGGACAG GTGATGCCTGGTGCCGGTATGGACATGATCGACACATCACCAGGACCCGAGGCGAGG GAGCACGAGGAGCTGTTTTTCCGGGCGCTGTGTTTGTGCCACACGGTtcaggtgaaggaggaggagacagtggACGGGATCAAGCAGGGCATCCACCAGGGCAAGTCCACCTCCTTCTACATCTCCTCGTCTCCGGACGAGGTGGCGCTGGTGGAGGGCATGAAGAg GCTCGGTTTCACCTATCTGAGACTCAAGGACAGTCACATGGAGATCTTGAATAGGGAGGATGAGATTGAGAG gTTTGAGCTGCTCGAGGTTTTGACGTTCGACTCCGTCAGACGGAGGATGAGCGTGATCGTCAGGTCCAGCTCTG gtcAGCTCTATCTGTTCTGTAAAGGTGCCGACTCCTCCATCTTCCCCCGGGTTATATCAGGCAAGGTGGAGCAAGTAAAAGCTCGGGTGGAGCATAACGCAGTg GAGGGTCTGAGGACTCTTTGTGTCGCCTATCGGCTTCTGAGTCCCGAACAGTACCAGGAGGTTTGTCACCTGCTGAGCGGGGCCAAGCTGGCGCTGCAAGACCGAGACAAACGACTGGCCGAGGCGTACGACATCATCGAGAAAGACCTGATACTGCTGGGAGCCACCGCTGTGGAGGACAG GCTCCAGGAAAAAGCGGCGGACACCATCGAGTCCCTCCACAAGGCGGGCATGAAGGTGTGGGTGCTGACCGGCGACAAGATGGAGACGGCGGCCGCGACCTGCTACGCCAGCAAGCTGTTTCACCGCAACACCCAGATCCTGGAGCTGACCACCAAACGCACCGAGGAGCAGAGCCTTCACGACGTCCTGTTCGACCTGAGCAGGACCGTCCTGAGGCAGCACGGAGGCATGACCAGGGACACCTTCTCCGG TTTATCAGGTGACTGTACCGATTACGGTCTGATCATCGACGGAGCCACCCTCTCCGCGGTGATGAGGCCGCCACAGGAGGACTCAAACTCAGGGAACTACAAAGAGATCTTCCTGGAAATCTGCCGAAACTGCAGCGCCGTGCTCTGCTGTCGAATGGCGCCGCTCCAGAAAGCACAG ATCGTGAAGCTGATCAAAGCCTCCAAGGAGCACCCGATCACGCTGGCCATCGGAGATGGAGCCAACGATGTCAGCATGATCCTCGAGGCCCACGTTGGTGTCG GGATCATGGGTAAGGAGGGTCGTCAGGCAGTGAGGAACAGCGACTATGCCATCCCAAAGTTCAAACACCTCAAGAAGATGCTGCTCGTCCACGGACACTATTACTACATACGCATCTCCGAACTCGTGCAATACTTCTTCTACAAG AATGTCTGTTTCATCTTCCCCCAGTTCCTCTACCAGTTCTTCTGTGGCTTCTCACAGCAG CCGCTGTACGACACGGCCTACTTGACTCTGTACAACATCAGCTTCACGTCGCTGCCCATCCTGCTCTACAGCCTCATCGAGCAGCACATTAACATGGACATCCTGAAGAAGGACCCGTCTCTCTATCG AGACATTGCCAAGAACTCTTTGCTGCGCTGGCCCATCTTCATTTACTGGACCATCCTCGGTGTCTACGACGCCATCGTGATGTTCTTTGGTGCTTACTTCCTGTTCGACAACACCACCTTCACCAGCAACGGACAG atgtttggaAATTGGACCTTTGGGACGTTGGTCTTCACTGTGCTGGTCTTTACTGTTACATTCAag ctgGCTCTAGATACTCATTACTGGACTTGGATCAACCACTTCGTCATCTGGGGCTCGCTGATTTTCTTCGTggtcttctctctgctgtgggGCGGGATCATCTG gcCCTTCCTCAACTACCAGAGGATGTACTACGTGTTCATGCAGATGTTGTCTAGCGGTCCGGCCTGGCTCAGCATCATCCTTCTGATAACAGCAGGTCTGCTGCCAGATGTGCTGAAGAAGGTCATCTGGAGGGCGCTGTGGCCGACCACAACTGAACGCATACAG ACTAAGCGTCGGTGCCTTGCCTCCGAGCCCTCCACCATCTTTATGCTGTCTCAGACTTCCAGCAGAATCAGTTTCTAA